The DNA segment TTACTCTGTACCTGCACATGAAACAGAGTGGTACTCACATTACATGTATAATCCTGGTAATGAAGTGAGAAAGTACCATGAAGAAACGTATGGTCCACTCAATGAATTTGGCTATAAGGACTTTATTCCCATGTTTACTGGAGAGCATTTTAATGCTGATGAGTGGGCAAAGCTATTTAAAGAGGCAGGGGCACAATTTGCTGGCCCTGTAGCTGAACATGCAGACGGTTTTGCCATGTGGGATAGTGACTTAACGCATTGGGATGCCAAAGAGATGGGACCAAAACGAGATATCGTTGGAGAGATGGCTGAGGCGGTTAAGAAACACGATATGAAGTTTATTGCGACATACCACAGACATTGGATGTATGCTTGGTTCCCTACATGGGATAAAACAACAGATGCTGCCGATAAAAAATACGAAGGGTTATATGGACCCTATACTCCAAAAGGGACATTTAATATGGCAAAGACAAAGAGTGACCCTTTACCTGATGATAAATTCAATGAAGAGTGGTTGGCAAGGTTGGATGAACTGATGGAAAAGTATCAACCGGATATCATCTGGTTTGATAACCGTATGGACATTATTGGAGAGAAATACAGACAACAGTTTCTTGCTAATTACTACAATAATGCTCAGAAATGGGGAAAAGAAGTGGTATGTACATATAAGTTTCATGATTTACAAGAGGGGACAGCTGTTTTGGATTTAGAACGTTCTCGAATGAAAGAGAAACAGCCTTTCGTATGGTTAACAGATGATTCTGTAGATTGGAAAGCTTGGTGCCATATTA comes from the Flammeovirga agarivorans genome and includes:
- a CDS encoding alpha-L-fucosidase, whose product is MIKKYITSALLSVLLGACATKETVKQTAKINYEANWESLSQYEVPEWWKNTKFGIYFHWGPYSVPAHETEWYSHYMYNPGNEVRKYHEETYGPLNEFGYKDFIPMFTGEHFNADEWAKLFKEAGAQFAGPVAEHADGFAMWDSDLTHWDAKEMGPKRDIVGEMAEAVKKHDMKFIATYHRHWMYAWFPTWDKTTDAADKKYEGLYGPYTPKGTFNMAKTKSDPLPDDKFNEEWLARLDELMEKYQPDIIWFDNRMDIIGEKYRQQFLANYYNNAQKWGKEVVCTYKFHDLQEGTAVLDLERSRMKEKQPFVWLTDDSVDWKAWCHINDPKYKTTNRLIDFLVDVVSKNGAVLLNIPPKANGEIPQEVITRLKEMGKWLNTNGEAIYDTRPWKIFGEGPQEIKEGHLSEHKNKEAVAEDIRFTTKGDYLYAIALDWPKDGILKVKSLGQNSEVLSQELLQVSMLGSNKVIEWEQEKEYLKVQLPEDRPCEHAFVIKLKLSPQDL